Proteins co-encoded in one Rattus rattus isolate New Zealand chromosome 5, Rrattus_CSIRO_v1, whole genome shotgun sequence genomic window:
- the Zc3h6 gene encoding zinc finger CCCH domain-containing protein 6 isoform X2, protein MMQDLKKHKIMKQKRMKSRKMRKPTENQEKSTRRKEKRKNPKGGNMRNISITLHLVIVPTIAWIQMLNICKVPIRKELASTGIMMFHFLRRISGSYMTSKKSQHNKKFNSKEYAESSFYSDDYFGNYSDDNFGNYSNQEGEEDFSSQLKYYRQSQECSGSSFSKESGKKLRSRESPPGTEYRIKNFNVSHGHLLPRKIRRKEHCGARVIKGPHVFSGVDDFQEYSKPGKKWKVMTQEFINQHTVEHKGKQICKYFLEGRCIKGDHCKFNHDAELEKKKEVCKYYLQGYCTKGENCIYMHSEFPCKFYHSGAKCYQGDKCKFSHDDLTKETKKLLDKVLNADEELVNEDERELEELRKRGITPLPKPPPGVGLLPTPSEHFPFSDPEDDFETDLSDDTKKIPSLFEIVVKPTVDLAHKIGKKPPAFYNSTSPPGPQYEESSHCPQHMYSSESSPGPGSNIPQGSDSPVRHPGSPGHHPCIGPPGPPMQENPPLLPGSSEVVGPHSQAGGLVQLDTLPSMGGAYHSPGFPGHVMKVPRESHSSTASLYQQMPSEMQLSADSECLQGSAEVYDDYYPQRAAHSFQPPDNSADEMWHEEFAQQQPPGAHDSPHLGSGPDTSSTLSHCPLPASGLPPAVQRALFIPLTQRYQEDEEPAGTQPHRASSKEEDDTVNWYSSSEEEEGSGVKSILRTLQKQTGTLRNQQHPPTELSIPTDPRLAKEKRKGNQVVDPRLRTVPRQDIRKPHESVPVDLRLVWDPRKFRGNGGAPGGSSATGAKFDLRHTSAGANHKPKRRDDDDEDTERELREKAFLIPLDSSPGVVLQDPRSQLRQFSHIKMDIILNKPNFAKHIVWAPEDLLPVPLPKPDPVSSINLPLPPLIADQRLSRLWNTKSDHQGTLSLDPTSAAKARMSLTPREGCLEQSGDLHSSGGKLGDPRLQKNFDPRLHRLPNTESPQGAIKDSHSSRNALPLARWNPALSQPSTAAPVTVAPVTLPLYAPKLSSDGLPPGTPSSVLSGISLYDPRDKGSLSATELSTISSGENTENQKKSGVKNSDKNQPSPGEVTLPQKTTADVEVSVDGPADVHTDVLSSADGVQAPAVHSLPIQALTGLIGPPYSDPRQTREPGQASPTPDDNPSRETDDKSLKEVFKTFDPTASPFC, encoded by the exons ACGTATATCAGGAAGTTACATGACATCAAAGAAGAGTCAACATAACAAAAAATTTAACAGTAAAGAATATGCTGAGTCCAGTTTCTACAGTGATGACTACTTTGGTAACTACAGTGATGACAACTTTGGTAACTATAGtaaccaggaaggagaagaagattTCTCCAGTCAGCTGAAATACTACCGACAATCCCAGGAGTGCTCAGGGTCATCATTCTCTAAAGAATCAGGGAAGAAACTGAGAAGTAGAGAAAGCCCACCAG GTACTGAATATcggattaaaaattttaatgttagTCATGGACATCTTTTGCCGaggaaaatcagaagaaaagagCACTGTGGGGCACGAGTCATTAAAGGGCCTCATGTCTTTTCAGGAGTGGATGACTTTCAAGAG TACAGCAAACCGGGGAAAAAGTGGAAAGTCATGACTCAGGAGTTTATTAACCAGCACACAGTGGAACACAAAGGGAAACAGATCTGTAAATACTTCCTGGAAGGGAGATGTATTAAG gGAGATCATTGTAAATTTAATCATGATGCAGaattggagaagaaaaaggaggtctGCAAATATTATTTACAGGGATATTGTACCAAAGGAGAGAACTGCATTTACATGCATA gtgaatTTCCTTGCAAGTTCTATCATAGCGGAGCAAAGTGCTACCAAGGAGACAAGTGTAAGTTTTCTCATGATGATCTgactaaagaaacaaagaaacttttGGACAAA GTGCTGAATGCTGATGAAGAACTTGTAAACGAAGACGAAAGAGAATTAGAAGAACTTAGAAAGCGCGGCATAACTCCTCTCCCCAAACCACCCCCGGGAGTCGGGCTCCTCCCGACCCCATCAGAGCATTTTCCCTTTTCTGATCCTGAAGACGATTTTGAGACAGATCTTTCTGATGATACGAAGAAAATTCCATCTCTTTTTGAAATAGTTGTAAAACCTACTGTGGATTTAGCACATAAAATTGGGAAGAA ACCACCAGCATTTTACAACAGTACCTCTCCACCAGGACCACAGTATGAGGAAAGCAGTCACTGTCCACAGCATATGTACAGTTCTGAGTCAAGTCCAGGTCCTGGATCTAATATTCCTCAAGGGAGTGACAGTCCTGTGAGACACCCAGGCTCCCCTGGACACCACCCATGTATAGGGCCTCCTGGTCCACCAATGCAAGAGAACCCACCTTTGCTACCTGGTTCATCTGAAGTTGTAGGCCCTCATAGCCAAGCTGGAGGGCTTGTTCAGCTGGATACACTACCAAGTATGGGTGGAGCTTATCATTCCCCAGGCTTTCCAGGACACGTGATGAAAGTCCCCAGAGAGAGTCACAGCTCTACAGCTTCATTGTACCAGCAAATGCCTAGTGAGATGCAGCTCAGTGCcgactctgagtgcctgcaaggCTCGGCTGAAGTTTATGATGATTACTACCCACAGCGTGCTGCACACAGCTTTCAACCACCCGATAACTCTGCTG ATGAGATGTGGCATGAAGAATTTGCACAGCAGCAGCCTCCCGGTGCTCATGACTCTCCTCACCTTGGGAGTGGGCCTGATACCAGCAGCACTTTAAGTCACTGCCCTCTGCCTGCTTCAGGGCTCCCTCCTGCTGTGCAGAGAGCTCTTTTCATCCCATTGACTCAGAGATACCAAGAGGATGAAGAACCAGCTGGCACCCAGCCTCATAGAGCATCAAGCAAGGAAGAAG ACGATACAGTTAACTGGTATTCCAGtagtgaagaggaagaaggaagtggtgTCAAGTCAATACTGAGGACAttacagaaacaaacaggaaCTCTAAGAAATCAGCAACACCCTCCCACAGAGCTCAGCATCCCTACTGATCCAAGACTtgctaaagagaaaaggaaaggaaatcaagTGGTTGACCCAAGACTCCGGACTGTCCCAAGGCAAGATATTAGAAAGCCGCATGAGTCTGTCCCAGTGGATCTTAGACTTGTGTGGGATCCCAGGAAATTCAGAGGGAATGGAGGTGCTCCTGGGGGCTCTTCAGCCACTGGAGCAAAGTTTGATTTGCGTCATACAAGTGCTGGTGCAAAtcacaaacccaaaagaagagatgatgatgatgaagatacaGAAAGAGAACTGAGAGAAAAAGCCTTCTTAATACCTTTGGATTCTTCACCTGGCGTAGTCCTCCAGGATCCAAGGTCACAGTTAAGACAATTCAGTCACATTAAAATGGACATTATTCTAAACAAACCAAACTTTGCAAAACACATTGTGTGGGCTCCAGAAGACTTACTTCCAGTACCTTTACCCAAACCTGATCCAGTATCTTCAATCAATTTACCTCTGCCCCCACTTATAGCTGACCAGAGGCTCAGTAGATTATGGAATACAAAAAGTGATCATCAGGGTACCCTGTCCCTTGATCCAACTTCAGCAGCCAAAGCCAGAATGAGTCTAACACCCAGAGAGGGCTGCTTAGAGCAGTCTGGAGACTTACACAGTTCAGGAGGTAAACTAGGAGATCCTAGGCTGCAAAAGAACTTTGATCCTAGGCTTCACAGACTGCCCAATACAGAGTCTCCTCAAGGGGCCATAAAGGACTCGCATTCATCGAGGAATGCTCTGCCCTTAGCCAGGTGGAACCCTGCTTTGTCACAGCCCTCAACAGCAGCACCTGTTACTGTTGCTCCTGTGACTCTTCCCTTGTATGCCCCCAAACTCTCTTCAGACGGCCTCCCACCAGGAACTCCAAGTTCAGTTCTGAGTGGCATTAGTTTGTATGATCCTAGGGATAAGGGTTCATTGTCTGCAACAGAGCTGTCAACCATTTCttcaggagaaaatacagagaaccaGAAGAAAAGTGGTGtaaaaaatagtgataaaaaccagcCTTCCCCTGGAGAAGTGACCCTTCCACAGAAAACTACTGCAGACGTGGAAGTCTCTGTTGATGGGCCGGCTGATGTGCACACAGATGTCCTCAGCAGTGCTGATGGGGTTCAGGCCCCTGCTGTGCACAGTCTTCCTATTCAGGCCTTAACAGGCTTAATTGGACCTCCATACAGTGATCCGAGGCAGACAAGAGAGCCAGGACAGGCAAGCCCCACCCCAGATGATAATCCTAGTAGAGAAACAGATGACAAGTCTCTGAAAGAGGTTTTTAAGACGTTTGATCCAACCGCATCACCGTTTTGTTAG
- the Zc3h6 gene encoding zinc finger CCCH domain-containing protein 6 isoform X1, which produces MTDSEHAGHDREDGELEDGEIDDAGFEETQDHEAKENEKQKNEKAYRKSRKKHKKEREKKKSKRRKHEKHKHNSPSGDSSDYSLDSDVEHMQSSHKKRTSFYRDYDVPFSQHRRISGSYMTSKKSQHNKKFNSKEYAESSFYSDDYFGNYSDDNFGNYSNQEGEEDFSSQLKYYRQSQECSGSSFSKESGKKLRSRESPPGTEYRIKNFNVSHGHLLPRKIRRKEHCGARVIKGPHVFSGVDDFQEYSKPGKKWKVMTQEFINQHTVEHKGKQICKYFLEGRCIKGDHCKFNHDAELEKKKEVCKYYLQGYCTKGENCIYMHSEFPCKFYHSGAKCYQGDKCKFSHDDLTKETKKLLDKVLNADEELVNEDERELEELRKRGITPLPKPPPGVGLLPTPSEHFPFSDPEDDFETDLSDDTKKIPSLFEIVVKPTVDLAHKIGKKPPAFYNSTSPPGPQYEESSHCPQHMYSSESSPGPGSNIPQGSDSPVRHPGSPGHHPCIGPPGPPMQENPPLLPGSSEVVGPHSQAGGLVQLDTLPSMGGAYHSPGFPGHVMKVPRESHSSTASLYQQMPSEMQLSADSECLQGSAEVYDDYYPQRAAHSFQPPDNSADEMWHEEFAQQQPPGAHDSPHLGSGPDTSSTLSHCPLPASGLPPAVQRALFIPLTQRYQEDEEPAGTQPHRASSKEEDDTVNWYSSSEEEEGSGVKSILRTLQKQTGTLRNQQHPPTELSIPTDPRLAKEKRKGNQVVDPRLRTVPRQDIRKPHESVPVDLRLVWDPRKFRGNGGAPGGSSATGAKFDLRHTSAGANHKPKRRDDDDEDTERELREKAFLIPLDSSPGVVLQDPRSQLRQFSHIKMDIILNKPNFAKHIVWAPEDLLPVPLPKPDPVSSINLPLPPLIADQRLSRLWNTKSDHQGTLSLDPTSAAKARMSLTPREGCLEQSGDLHSSGGKLGDPRLQKNFDPRLHRLPNTESPQGAIKDSHSSRNALPLARWNPALSQPSTAAPVTVAPVTLPLYAPKLSSDGLPPGTPSSVLSGISLYDPRDKGSLSATELSTISSGENTENQKKSGVKNSDKNQPSPGEVTLPQKTTADVEVSVDGPADVHTDVLSSADGVQAPAVHSLPIQALTGLIGPPYSDPRQTREPGQASPTPDDNPSRETDDKSLKEVFKTFDPTASPFC; this is translated from the exons CATAGACGTATATCAGGAAGTTACATGACATCAAAGAAGAGTCAACATAACAAAAAATTTAACAGTAAAGAATATGCTGAGTCCAGTTTCTACAGTGATGACTACTTTGGTAACTACAGTGATGACAACTTTGGTAACTATAGtaaccaggaaggagaagaagattTCTCCAGTCAGCTGAAATACTACCGACAATCCCAGGAGTGCTCAGGGTCATCATTCTCTAAAGAATCAGGGAAGAAACTGAGAAGTAGAGAAAGCCCACCAG GTACTGAATATcggattaaaaattttaatgttagTCATGGACATCTTTTGCCGaggaaaatcagaagaaaagagCACTGTGGGGCACGAGTCATTAAAGGGCCTCATGTCTTTTCAGGAGTGGATGACTTTCAAGAG TACAGCAAACCGGGGAAAAAGTGGAAAGTCATGACTCAGGAGTTTATTAACCAGCACACAGTGGAACACAAAGGGAAACAGATCTGTAAATACTTCCTGGAAGGGAGATGTATTAAG gGAGATCATTGTAAATTTAATCATGATGCAGaattggagaagaaaaaggaggtctGCAAATATTATTTACAGGGATATTGTACCAAAGGAGAGAACTGCATTTACATGCATA gtgaatTTCCTTGCAAGTTCTATCATAGCGGAGCAAAGTGCTACCAAGGAGACAAGTGTAAGTTTTCTCATGATGATCTgactaaagaaacaaagaaacttttGGACAAA GTGCTGAATGCTGATGAAGAACTTGTAAACGAAGACGAAAGAGAATTAGAAGAACTTAGAAAGCGCGGCATAACTCCTCTCCCCAAACCACCCCCGGGAGTCGGGCTCCTCCCGACCCCATCAGAGCATTTTCCCTTTTCTGATCCTGAAGACGATTTTGAGACAGATCTTTCTGATGATACGAAGAAAATTCCATCTCTTTTTGAAATAGTTGTAAAACCTACTGTGGATTTAGCACATAAAATTGGGAAGAA ACCACCAGCATTTTACAACAGTACCTCTCCACCAGGACCACAGTATGAGGAAAGCAGTCACTGTCCACAGCATATGTACAGTTCTGAGTCAAGTCCAGGTCCTGGATCTAATATTCCTCAAGGGAGTGACAGTCCTGTGAGACACCCAGGCTCCCCTGGACACCACCCATGTATAGGGCCTCCTGGTCCACCAATGCAAGAGAACCCACCTTTGCTACCTGGTTCATCTGAAGTTGTAGGCCCTCATAGCCAAGCTGGAGGGCTTGTTCAGCTGGATACACTACCAAGTATGGGTGGAGCTTATCATTCCCCAGGCTTTCCAGGACACGTGATGAAAGTCCCCAGAGAGAGTCACAGCTCTACAGCTTCATTGTACCAGCAAATGCCTAGTGAGATGCAGCTCAGTGCcgactctgagtgcctgcaaggCTCGGCTGAAGTTTATGATGATTACTACCCACAGCGTGCTGCACACAGCTTTCAACCACCCGATAACTCTGCTG ATGAGATGTGGCATGAAGAATTTGCACAGCAGCAGCCTCCCGGTGCTCATGACTCTCCTCACCTTGGGAGTGGGCCTGATACCAGCAGCACTTTAAGTCACTGCCCTCTGCCTGCTTCAGGGCTCCCTCCTGCTGTGCAGAGAGCTCTTTTCATCCCATTGACTCAGAGATACCAAGAGGATGAAGAACCAGCTGGCACCCAGCCTCATAGAGCATCAAGCAAGGAAGAAG ACGATACAGTTAACTGGTATTCCAGtagtgaagaggaagaaggaagtggtgTCAAGTCAATACTGAGGACAttacagaaacaaacaggaaCTCTAAGAAATCAGCAACACCCTCCCACAGAGCTCAGCATCCCTACTGATCCAAGACTtgctaaagagaaaaggaaaggaaatcaagTGGTTGACCCAAGACTCCGGACTGTCCCAAGGCAAGATATTAGAAAGCCGCATGAGTCTGTCCCAGTGGATCTTAGACTTGTGTGGGATCCCAGGAAATTCAGAGGGAATGGAGGTGCTCCTGGGGGCTCTTCAGCCACTGGAGCAAAGTTTGATTTGCGTCATACAAGTGCTGGTGCAAAtcacaaacccaaaagaagagatgatgatgatgaagatacaGAAAGAGAACTGAGAGAAAAAGCCTTCTTAATACCTTTGGATTCTTCACCTGGCGTAGTCCTCCAGGATCCAAGGTCACAGTTAAGACAATTCAGTCACATTAAAATGGACATTATTCTAAACAAACCAAACTTTGCAAAACACATTGTGTGGGCTCCAGAAGACTTACTTCCAGTACCTTTACCCAAACCTGATCCAGTATCTTCAATCAATTTACCTCTGCCCCCACTTATAGCTGACCAGAGGCTCAGTAGATTATGGAATACAAAAAGTGATCATCAGGGTACCCTGTCCCTTGATCCAACTTCAGCAGCCAAAGCCAGAATGAGTCTAACACCCAGAGAGGGCTGCTTAGAGCAGTCTGGAGACTTACACAGTTCAGGAGGTAAACTAGGAGATCCTAGGCTGCAAAAGAACTTTGATCCTAGGCTTCACAGACTGCCCAATACAGAGTCTCCTCAAGGGGCCATAAAGGACTCGCATTCATCGAGGAATGCTCTGCCCTTAGCCAGGTGGAACCCTGCTTTGTCACAGCCCTCAACAGCAGCACCTGTTACTGTTGCTCCTGTGACTCTTCCCTTGTATGCCCCCAAACTCTCTTCAGACGGCCTCCCACCAGGAACTCCAAGTTCAGTTCTGAGTGGCATTAGTTTGTATGATCCTAGGGATAAGGGTTCATTGTCTGCAACAGAGCTGTCAACCATTTCttcaggagaaaatacagagaaccaGAAGAAAAGTGGTGtaaaaaatagtgataaaaaccagcCTTCCCCTGGAGAAGTGACCCTTCCACAGAAAACTACTGCAGACGTGGAAGTCTCTGTTGATGGGCCGGCTGATGTGCACACAGATGTCCTCAGCAGTGCTGATGGGGTTCAGGCCCCTGCTGTGCACAGTCTTCCTATTCAGGCCTTAACAGGCTTAATTGGACCTCCATACAGTGATCCGAGGCAGACAAGAGAGCCAGGACAGGCAAGCCCCACCCCAGATGATAATCCTAGTAGAGAAACAGATGACAAGTCTCTGAAAGAGGTTTTTAAGACGTTTGATCCAACCGCATCACCGTTTTGTTAG
- the Zc3h6 gene encoding zinc finger CCCH domain-containing protein 6 isoform X3, producing MTDSEHAGHDREDGELEDGEIDDAGFEETQDHEAKENEKQKNEKAYRKSRKKHKKEREKKKSKRRKHEKHKHNSPSGDSSDYSLDSDVEHMQSSHKKRTSFYRDYDVPFSQHRRISGSYMTSKKSQHNKKFNSKEYAESSFYSDDYFGNYSDDNFGNYSNQEGEEDFSSQLKYYRQSQECSGSSFSKESGKKLRSRESPPGTEYRIKNFNVSHGHLLPRKIRRKEHCGARVIKGPHVFSGVDDFQEYSKPGKKWKVMTQEFINQHTVEHKGKQICKYFLEGRCIKGDHCKFNHDAELEKKKEVCKYYLQGYCTKGENCIYMHSEFPCKFYHSGAKCYQGDKCKFSHDDLTKETKKLLDKVLNADEELVNEDERELEELRKRGITPLPKPPPGVGLLPTPSEHFPFSDPEDDFETDLSDDTKKIPSLFEIVVKPTVDLAHKIGKKPPAFYNSTSPPGPQYEESSHCPQHMYSSESSPGPGSNIPQGSDSPVRHPGSPGHHPCIGPPGPPMQENPPLLPGSSEVVGPHSQAGGLVQLDTLPSMGGAYHSPGFPGHVMKVPRESHSSTASLYQQMPSEMQLSADSECLQGSAEVYDDYYPQRAAHSFQPPDNSADDTVNWYSSSEEEEGSGVKSILRTLQKQTGTLRNQQHPPTELSIPTDPRLAKEKRKGNQVVDPRLRTVPRQDIRKPHESVPVDLRLVWDPRKFRGNGGAPGGSSATGAKFDLRHTSAGANHKPKRRDDDDEDTERELREKAFLIPLDSSPGVVLQDPRSQLRQFSHIKMDIILNKPNFAKHIVWAPEDLLPVPLPKPDPVSSINLPLPPLIADQRLSRLWNTKSDHQGTLSLDPTSAAKARMSLTPREGCLEQSGDLHSSGGKLGDPRLQKNFDPRLHRLPNTESPQGAIKDSHSSRNALPLARWNPALSQPSTAAPVTVAPVTLPLYAPKLSSDGLPPGTPSSVLSGISLYDPRDKGSLSATELSTISSGENTENQKKSGVKNSDKNQPSPGEVTLPQKTTADVEVSVDGPADVHTDVLSSADGVQAPAVHSLPIQALTGLIGPPYSDPRQTREPGQASPTPDDNPSRETDDKSLKEVFKTFDPTASPFC from the exons CATAGACGTATATCAGGAAGTTACATGACATCAAAGAAGAGTCAACATAACAAAAAATTTAACAGTAAAGAATATGCTGAGTCCAGTTTCTACAGTGATGACTACTTTGGTAACTACAGTGATGACAACTTTGGTAACTATAGtaaccaggaaggagaagaagattTCTCCAGTCAGCTGAAATACTACCGACAATCCCAGGAGTGCTCAGGGTCATCATTCTCTAAAGAATCAGGGAAGAAACTGAGAAGTAGAGAAAGCCCACCAG GTACTGAATATcggattaaaaattttaatgttagTCATGGACATCTTTTGCCGaggaaaatcagaagaaaagagCACTGTGGGGCACGAGTCATTAAAGGGCCTCATGTCTTTTCAGGAGTGGATGACTTTCAAGAG TACAGCAAACCGGGGAAAAAGTGGAAAGTCATGACTCAGGAGTTTATTAACCAGCACACAGTGGAACACAAAGGGAAACAGATCTGTAAATACTTCCTGGAAGGGAGATGTATTAAG gGAGATCATTGTAAATTTAATCATGATGCAGaattggagaagaaaaaggaggtctGCAAATATTATTTACAGGGATATTGTACCAAAGGAGAGAACTGCATTTACATGCATA gtgaatTTCCTTGCAAGTTCTATCATAGCGGAGCAAAGTGCTACCAAGGAGACAAGTGTAAGTTTTCTCATGATGATCTgactaaagaaacaaagaaacttttGGACAAA GTGCTGAATGCTGATGAAGAACTTGTAAACGAAGACGAAAGAGAATTAGAAGAACTTAGAAAGCGCGGCATAACTCCTCTCCCCAAACCACCCCCGGGAGTCGGGCTCCTCCCGACCCCATCAGAGCATTTTCCCTTTTCTGATCCTGAAGACGATTTTGAGACAGATCTTTCTGATGATACGAAGAAAATTCCATCTCTTTTTGAAATAGTTGTAAAACCTACTGTGGATTTAGCACATAAAATTGGGAAGAA ACCACCAGCATTTTACAACAGTACCTCTCCACCAGGACCACAGTATGAGGAAAGCAGTCACTGTCCACAGCATATGTACAGTTCTGAGTCAAGTCCAGGTCCTGGATCTAATATTCCTCAAGGGAGTGACAGTCCTGTGAGACACCCAGGCTCCCCTGGACACCACCCATGTATAGGGCCTCCTGGTCCACCAATGCAAGAGAACCCACCTTTGCTACCTGGTTCATCTGAAGTTGTAGGCCCTCATAGCCAAGCTGGAGGGCTTGTTCAGCTGGATACACTACCAAGTATGGGTGGAGCTTATCATTCCCCAGGCTTTCCAGGACACGTGATGAAAGTCCCCAGAGAGAGTCACAGCTCTACAGCTTCATTGTACCAGCAAATGCCTAGTGAGATGCAGCTCAGTGCcgactctgagtgcctgcaaggCTCGGCTGAAGTTTATGATGATTACTACCCACAGCGTGCTGCACACAGCTTTCAACCACCCGATAACTCTGCTG ACGATACAGTTAACTGGTATTCCAGtagtgaagaggaagaaggaagtggtgTCAAGTCAATACTGAGGACAttacagaaacaaacaggaaCTCTAAGAAATCAGCAACACCCTCCCACAGAGCTCAGCATCCCTACTGATCCAAGACTtgctaaagagaaaaggaaaggaaatcaagTGGTTGACCCAAGACTCCGGACTGTCCCAAGGCAAGATATTAGAAAGCCGCATGAGTCTGTCCCAGTGGATCTTAGACTTGTGTGGGATCCCAGGAAATTCAGAGGGAATGGAGGTGCTCCTGGGGGCTCTTCAGCCACTGGAGCAAAGTTTGATTTGCGTCATACAAGTGCTGGTGCAAAtcacaaacccaaaagaagagatgatgatgatgaagatacaGAAAGAGAACTGAGAGAAAAAGCCTTCTTAATACCTTTGGATTCTTCACCTGGCGTAGTCCTCCAGGATCCAAGGTCACAGTTAAGACAATTCAGTCACATTAAAATGGACATTATTCTAAACAAACCAAACTTTGCAAAACACATTGTGTGGGCTCCAGAAGACTTACTTCCAGTACCTTTACCCAAACCTGATCCAGTATCTTCAATCAATTTACCTCTGCCCCCACTTATAGCTGACCAGAGGCTCAGTAGATTATGGAATACAAAAAGTGATCATCAGGGTACCCTGTCCCTTGATCCAACTTCAGCAGCCAAAGCCAGAATGAGTCTAACACCCAGAGAGGGCTGCTTAGAGCAGTCTGGAGACTTACACAGTTCAGGAGGTAAACTAGGAGATCCTAGGCTGCAAAAGAACTTTGATCCTAGGCTTCACAGACTGCCCAATACAGAGTCTCCTCAAGGGGCCATAAAGGACTCGCATTCATCGAGGAATGCTCTGCCCTTAGCCAGGTGGAACCCTGCTTTGTCACAGCCCTCAACAGCAGCACCTGTTACTGTTGCTCCTGTGACTCTTCCCTTGTATGCCCCCAAACTCTCTTCAGACGGCCTCCCACCAGGAACTCCAAGTTCAGTTCTGAGTGGCATTAGTTTGTATGATCCTAGGGATAAGGGTTCATTGTCTGCAACAGAGCTGTCAACCATTTCttcaggagaaaatacagagaaccaGAAGAAAAGTGGTGtaaaaaatagtgataaaaaccagcCTTCCCCTGGAGAAGTGACCCTTCCACAGAAAACTACTGCAGACGTGGAAGTCTCTGTTGATGGGCCGGCTGATGTGCACACAGATGTCCTCAGCAGTGCTGATGGGGTTCAGGCCCCTGCTGTGCACAGTCTTCCTATTCAGGCCTTAACAGGCTTAATTGGACCTCCATACAGTGATCCGAGGCAGACAAGAGAGCCAGGACAGGCAAGCCCCACCCCAGATGATAATCCTAGTAGAGAAACAGATGACAAGTCTCTGAAAGAGGTTTTTAAGACGTTTGATCCAACCGCATCACCGTTTTGTTAG